The genome window CGTCATGGCCGACGAAGGCGGTCTGTCCGAAGAGGACCACCGCTACTACGCCGAGCTCGTGGGCCGGATGGAACGCGACGACTCGCGGATCGCCTCGGTCCAGGACGCCGTCTCGCAGCCCGAGCTGGCCGACGCGCTGGTCAGCCGCGACGGCAAGGCGATCTACATCCCGGTCGGCCTGCGCGGGGAGAACGGGTCTCCGGAAACCACCGCGCAGATCAAGCACATCCGCGAGACGGCGCAGCAGGGCAGGCCGGACTCGCTGGCCGTGCACGTGACCGGGCCGATGGCCACGATCGCCGACATGCAGGACGAGATCGAGAAGAGCATGCTCGTCATCACGGCGGTGACGATCGGGCTCATCACGGCGATCCTGCTGGTGATCTACCGGTCGGTGGTGACCGCGCTCGTCGCGCTGGCGCTCATCGGGCTGTCGCTGGGCACCGCCCGTGCGGTGACGGCGCTGTGCGGCCTTCAGTTCTTCGACGTCTCGACCTTCACCGCGTCGCTGCTCACGGCCGTGGTGCTGGGCGCGGGCACCGACTACGGCGTGTTCCTGCTCAGCCGGTTCCACGAGCGGATACGAGCCGGTGACGACCCCGAGCAGGCGGTGATCACGGCGAACCGGAGGGTGGCGGCGGTGATCGCGGCTTCCGCGGGCACCGTGATCGCGGCGTGCAGCGGCATGGCGCTGGCCGAGGTCAGCATCTTCCGCACCACCGGGCCGGCCATCGCGGTGAGCCTCGCGGTCACCCTGGCGGCGGGCCTGACGCTGACGCCCGCGCTCCTGGCCATCGCGGCCACCCGCGGCTGGGCGAAGCCGCGGCGGTCGCCGGAGAACGGCCGGTGGACGGCCATCGCGGAGCGCGTCGTGGCCAGGCCGGCCCGGGTGCTGGCGGCGGGGCTGGTGGTGTTGCTCCTGCTGGCCGCGTTCTACCCGGCAGCGCGGCTGAGCTACGACGAGCGAGCCGTGCAACCGGCCGCGACCGACAGCAACCTCGGCTACGGCGCGCTGGGCAAGCACTTCCCGGCAGGCGAGATCCTCCCGGAGTACGTACTGGTCGACTCCGACCACGACATGCGCAACCCGCAGGACCTCGCGGCGCTGGAGACCGCGGCCGCGAACGTGGCCAAAGTGGACGGTGTGCGGGCCGTGCGCGGTGTGACCAGGCCGACCGGCGAGCCTATCGCGGAAGCCAACGTGGGCAACCAGGTCGGCGTGGTCGGGGACCGGCTCGGCGCGGCGGAGGAGCAGCTCGGCGGCGGTCAGCAGGGCATCGGAGGGCTGGCCGACGGTGCGGGGCAGCTCGCCGACGGCACGGGCAGGCTCGCCGGGGGAGCCGCGGAGCTCGCCGCGGGCAGCGGGCGCCTGGCCCAGGGCGCGCGCAGCGCGGTGGACGGCGCCGACCAGCTGCTCAACGGGCTGAACACGGCCCACGGTGGTCTGGGCACCGCAGGTGACGGCGCCGACGACGCCGGGTCGGCCGCGACCACGCTCGCCGAGGGCGCGCGGCAGCTCGCCACCGGCCTCGACCTGGCGCGCGACCAGACGTCGCTGGCCGTCGACGGCCTCGGGCTGGCCTACAACGCGCTGGCGGCCGACGCCGTGTGCACGCTCGACCCGATCTGCGCCCAGGCGCGCAAGGGGATCCACGACATCTACGTCAGCGAGCGCGACCAGCTCCTGCCGGGGCTGGAGCAGGCGGCCGCCGCCGCGCACAAGATCGCCGACGGCAACGGCGACCTGGCCTCGGGCATGGACGACCTGCGCGGTGGGATCGCGACCGCGCGCGACGGCATCGCCCGGCTCGCCGAGGGCCAGCGCACGATGCGGGACCAGCTGGGTGCCCTGGCCGACGGTGCCGGCCAGGCGGCGAACGGCGCGCAGCAGCTCTCCGACAACGCGGGCCTGGCCGCCGACGGCGCGGGTCAGCTGCGCGACGGCACCGCGAACGCGACCGTCTCGGTCAAGGAGCTGGAACGCGGGCTGGCCCAGGCCGCGGACTTCCTGCGCACCGTGCGCGCCGAGTCGCACCACCCCGGCGTCGGCGGGTTCTACCTGCCGCCCAACGCTCTCAGCGATCCCCGGATGGCCATGGCCAGCGGCATGTTCCTGTCCGACGACGGCAGGACGGCCCGGCTGGTGGTGCTGCACAGCGGCGATCCGCTGGACCGGGCCGCGATGGACCGGGCAGGCGAGATCGTGCGCACCGCCGAACACGCGCTTCGCGGGACATCGCTGGACGGCAGCGGGGTGCACAACACCGGCTCGGCGTCGGTGAACCGCGACCTCGCGCGGATGTCCGACGCGGACTTCTCGGTCTTCGCGCTGGTGGCGCTGCTGTCGGTGCTGGTCATCCTGATGCTGTTGCTGCGCAGCATCGTGGCGCCGATCTACCTGCTCCTCTCGGTGATCCTCTCCTACGCCGCCGCGATGGGGATCGCCGTGCTGTTCTGGCAGTTCCTGCTCGGCGGCGAGCTGGACTGGAGCGTCCAGCCGATCGCGTTCGTGATCCTGGTCGCCGTCGGCGCCGACTACAACATGCTGCTGATGTCGCGGATCAGGGAGGAGTCCGACGACGGGTCGCGGGAGGGAATCGCGCGTGCGGTGGCCACGACCGGAGGCGTGATCACCTCGGCGGGCGTCATCTTCGCGGCGAGCATGTTCGCGCTGATGTCGGGAACCGTGGACATCCTGGCGCAGCTCGGCTTCACCATCGGCGTCGGCCTGCTGCTGGACACCTTCGTGGTGCGGACGCTGGTCATCCCCGCCACCGCGGTGCTGCTGCGCAAGTGGAACTGGTGGCCTTCCAGGACGGCCGGGGAGCGCGGCTGATCGGCTGAGCGATGTATCCCTCCGGGCGTGCGGGTCCTCTGTCTTGCAGAGAGCTGTCTGGAAGGGGCGCAGCACCGTGACCGTCTCACACCTGATCTCGCTCGCGGAGGAAGTGGAGCGCTACCTCGGCGACCCCCACGACCCGTCCAGCCGGATGTCCTACCAGCGCATCCTGGAGCACGACGAGAGCGAGCGGTACCCGCACGAGCTGGTCGACGTCCTGCACGAGTGGGGCCTGCACACCTACCTCCTGCCGGAGGAGTGGGGCGGGCGCGCGATCGACGTGGAGGTGGGGTTCAACCTGCTGCGCCTGGTGGCGCGCCGGGACCCCGCGGCTGCCACCGCGGTCATGCTCACCGACCTGGCCTTCATGCCGGCATGGATCGCCGGGACCGCCGAGCAGCGCGAGGGGTTCGTGCGCGCGATCACCGACGGCACGAAGATGGCGTGGGGGCTTTCCGAGCGGCACCACGGCAGCGACGTGCTCGCCAACGAGATGCGGGCCGAGAAGGTGCCCGGCGGCTACCTGCTGTCCGGCGAGAAGTACCTGATCGGCAACGCGACGGTCTCCGACGTGGTGAGCCTGCAGGCGCGCACCGACGAGCGCGGCGGACCGGGCGGGTGGTCGCTGTTCGCGGTGGACAAGCGCGAGTGCGCTCCCGGCACCTTCGAGCACCTGCCGCGGGAGCGGCTGCACGGGCTGCGCGCCTCGGACCTCGGCGGGTTCCGCCTGGACCAGGTCTTCGTGCCCGAGTCGAGCAGGTTCGGCGAAGAGGGCAGGGGTCTGGAGATCTCCATCAAGGGGGCCCAGGTCGCCCGGATCTCGATCTGCAGCATGTCGCTCGGCGCGGTCGACACCGCGCTGCGGCTGGCGATGGACTTCGCCGAGCAGCGCGAGATCTTCGGCAGGAAGGTCGTCGAGATCCCGTACTCGCGGCGGCAGCTGGCCGAATGCTTCGCGGATCTGCTGATCGGGGATGCGCTGTGCACCGAGGCCGTGCGCGGGTTGCAGGGAAATCCGGCGCAGGCGAGCGTTTTCTCGTCGGTGGTGAAGTACTTCGTGCCGACGCTGCTGGAACGCACGATGGCGCAGACGTCGGTCGTTCTCGGAGCTCGCCTCTACCTGCGCGACCATCCTCATTTCGGCGTCTACCAGAAGATGATGCGCGATGTCCTGGTGGCCATCTTCGCCGACGGCAACACCGTTGTGAACCTCAAGAACATCGCCCTGGAACTGCACGAACTGCTTGGCACCTCGCGC of Saccharopolyspora erythraea contains these proteins:
- a CDS encoding RND family transporter; the protein is MNATRSDERDGGPLARLSRFVVRRRGAVVCAWVALAALLNVLVPQLEAVIGQSRVPFVPDGAPSVRALPEMDRRFGGEGANSLVFVVMADEGGLSEEDHRYYAELVGRMERDDSRIASVQDAVSQPELADALVSRDGKAIYIPVGLRGENGSPETTAQIKHIRETAQQGRPDSLAVHVTGPMATIADMQDEIEKSMLVITAVTIGLITAILLVIYRSVVTALVALALIGLSLGTARAVTALCGLQFFDVSTFTASLLTAVVLGAGTDYGVFLLSRFHERIRAGDDPEQAVITANRRVAAVIAASAGTVIAACSGMALAEVSIFRTTGPAIAVSLAVTLAAGLTLTPALLAIAATRGWAKPRRSPENGRWTAIAERVVARPARVLAAGLVVLLLLAAFYPAARLSYDERAVQPAATDSNLGYGALGKHFPAGEILPEYVLVDSDHDMRNPQDLAALETAAANVAKVDGVRAVRGVTRPTGEPIAEANVGNQVGVVGDRLGAAEEQLGGGQQGIGGLADGAGQLADGTGRLAGGAAELAAGSGRLAQGARSAVDGADQLLNGLNTAHGGLGTAGDGADDAGSAATTLAEGARQLATGLDLARDQTSLAVDGLGLAYNALAADAVCTLDPICAQARKGIHDIYVSERDQLLPGLEQAAAAAHKIADGNGDLASGMDDLRGGIATARDGIARLAEGQRTMRDQLGALADGAGQAANGAQQLSDNAGLAADGAGQLRDGTANATVSVKELERGLAQAADFLRTVRAESHHPGVGGFYLPPNALSDPRMAMASGMFLSDDGRTARLVVLHSGDPLDRAAMDRAGEIVRTAEHALRGTSLDGSGVHNTGSASVNRDLARMSDADFSVFALVALLSVLVILMLLLRSIVAPIYLLLSVILSYAAAMGIAVLFWQFLLGGELDWSVQPIAFVILVAVGADYNMLLMSRIREESDDGSREGIARAVATTGGVITSAGVIFAASMFALMSGTVDILAQLGFTIGVGLLLDTFVVRTLVIPATAVLLRKWNWWPSRTAGERG
- a CDS encoding acyl-CoA dehydrogenase family protein translates to MTVSHLISLAEEVERYLGDPHDPSSRMSYQRILEHDESERYPHELVDVLHEWGLHTYLLPEEWGGRAIDVEVGFNLLRLVARRDPAAATAVMLTDLAFMPAWIAGTAEQREGFVRAITDGTKMAWGLSERHHGSDVLANEMRAEKVPGGYLLSGEKYLIGNATVSDVVSLQARTDERGGPGGWSLFAVDKRECAPGTFEHLPRERLHGLRASDLGGFRLDQVFVPESSRFGEEGRGLEISIKGAQVARISICSMSLGAVDTALRLAMDFAEQREIFGRKVVEIPYSRRQLAECFADLLIGDALCTEAVRGLQGNPAQASVFSSVVKYFVPTLLERTMAQTSVVLGARLYLRDHPHFGVYQKMMRDVLVAIFADGNTVVNLKNIALELHELLGTSRDPGEDLRAAAEKSVGLLYDVDAKLPRWQPQRQSLFSRGKDDTVLAMPDGIERLRALAERQQDPAQRQWYLRSAEVAQRLMGQLDRLHEGTTRLKQQWGKEYSTSDELFRLGEQYCAVHAGAALVHLVTRSAEVLQDPMPDGAVLLLCLERVWRQFRSDEPVTDVDVIDRVVEVLRWQHGEHRLFSHWQFRLRASSS